Proteins encoded by one window of Actinocorallia herbida:
- a CDS encoding amidohydrolase family protein — protein sequence MASRDLPYPLFDADNHLYETQEALTKYLPEEYKGVIEYVNVRGRTKIAIRGHISEYIPNPTFDKVARPGAMEEYFRVGNPEGKDRREIFGKAMDSIPAFREPGPRLELMDELGIQRTLMFPTLASLIEERMRDDPALIHVVIHSLNQWLHETWSFNYKDRIFTTPVITLPYVDKAIEELEWVVERGARAVLIRPAPVPGLGGSRSFGLEEFDPFWEKVVEHKVLVALHSSDSGYSRYANDWEGGNREYLPFKPNVFRMIGEWRPIEDAVSALICHGALSRFPDLNVAVIENGASWVGPLIKTLRDLYKKMPHQFLEDPVQVLRRQVHISPFWEEDMAELSELIGVDRVLFGSDYPHPEGLADPVTYVDELKGLSEEDKAKIMGGNMARLIAG from the coding sequence ATGGCTTCGCGTGACCTGCCGTATCCGCTGTTCGACGCGGACAACCACCTGTACGAGACGCAGGAGGCGCTCACCAAGTACCTGCCCGAGGAGTACAAGGGCGTCATCGAGTACGTGAACGTGCGCGGTCGCACCAAGATCGCCATCCGGGGCCACATCAGCGAGTACATCCCCAACCCGACCTTCGACAAGGTCGCGCGCCCCGGCGCGATGGAGGAGTACTTCCGCGTCGGCAACCCCGAGGGCAAGGACCGCCGGGAGATCTTCGGCAAGGCCATGGACTCCATCCCGGCCTTCCGCGAGCCCGGCCCCCGCCTGGAGCTCATGGACGAGCTGGGCATCCAGCGCACCCTGATGTTCCCCACGCTCGCGAGCCTCATCGAGGAGCGGATGCGCGACGACCCGGCGCTCATCCACGTCGTCATCCACTCGCTCAACCAGTGGCTGCACGAGACCTGGTCCTTCAACTACAAGGACCGCATCTTCACCACGCCCGTCATCACCCTCCCGTACGTCGACAAGGCGATCGAGGAGCTCGAGTGGGTCGTCGAGCGCGGCGCCCGCGCCGTCCTCATCCGCCCCGCGCCGGTCCCCGGCCTCGGCGGCTCCCGCTCGTTCGGGCTCGAGGAGTTCGACCCGTTCTGGGAGAAGGTCGTCGAGCACAAGGTCCTGGTCGCGCTGCACTCCTCGGACAGTGGCTACAGCCGCTACGCCAACGACTGGGAGGGCGGCAACCGCGAGTACCTGCCCTTCAAGCCGAACGTCTTCCGGATGATCGGCGAGTGGCGTCCCATCGAGGACGCGGTGTCCGCGCTCATCTGCCACGGCGCCCTGTCCCGGTTCCCCGACCTGAACGTCGCGGTCATCGAGAACGGCGCGTCCTGGGTCGGCCCGCTCATCAAGACGCTGCGCGACCTCTACAAGAAGATGCCGCACCAGTTCCTCGAGGACCCGGTGCAGGTGCTGCGCCGCCAGGTCCACATCAGCCCGTTCTGGGAGGAGGACATGGCCGAGCTGTCGGAGCTCATCGGCGTCGACCGGGTGCTCTTCGGTTCGGACTACCCCCACCCCGAAGGCCTCGCCGACCCCGTCACCTACGTGGACGAGCTCAAGGGCCTCAGCGAGGAGGACAAGGCCAAGATCATGGGTGGCAACATGGCCAGGCTGATCGCGGGATGA
- a CDS encoding FadD3 family acyl-CoA ligase has translation MVLSAADRFGDAEAVVDGPLRLSFADLTERIRVAAGAYASAGVAKGDRVAVWAPNSAEWIIAAFGLLTAGGVLVPVNTRFKAEEAADVVVRSGAKLLLVQDGFLGQEFAAPKGVPRIDVKGDFLSSGSPFQREVSGDDLADIIFTSGTTGRPKGVMMRHAQNLRLYAEWCDQAQLREGDRYLMVNPYFHTFGYKAGCIASLIRGATMLPVPVFDVDEAIALIEREKVTVLPGPPTLYHSLLAAPRDRDISTLRVAVTGSADIPVELIRRVREELPFEHIMTGYGLTEAGTATASRPGDTFEQIATTVGTPCDGVEIRIADDGEVLIRGYTVMAGYLDDPAATAEAIDPDGWLHTGDLGSLDPDGRLKIIGRKKDMFISGGFNAYPAEIEGFLMEHPAIAQAAVVAVPDERLGQVGMAYIVPRGEVTAAEIIAWSRERMAGYKVPTSVEFRTELPLNATGKVQKDLLR, from the coding sequence ATGGTGCTGAGCGCCGCCGACCGCTTCGGCGACGCCGAGGCCGTCGTCGACGGTCCGCTCAGGCTCTCGTTCGCCGATCTGACCGAGCGGATCCGCGTCGCCGCGGGGGCCTACGCGTCCGCCGGGGTGGCCAAGGGCGACCGGGTCGCGGTCTGGGCGCCGAACTCCGCCGAGTGGATCATCGCGGCGTTCGGGCTGCTGACCGCCGGCGGCGTGCTCGTCCCGGTGAACACGAGGTTCAAGGCCGAGGAGGCCGCGGACGTCGTCGTGCGCAGCGGCGCGAAACTGCTGCTCGTGCAGGACGGCTTCCTCGGCCAGGAGTTCGCCGCGCCGAAGGGGGTGCCGCGCATCGACGTGAAGGGCGACTTCCTGTCCAGCGGGTCGCCGTTCCAGCGGGAGGTGAGCGGCGACGACCTCGCCGACATCATCTTCACGTCCGGGACGACCGGACGGCCCAAGGGCGTCATGATGCGGCACGCCCAGAACCTCAGGCTCTACGCGGAATGGTGTGATCAGGCCCAGCTCCGCGAGGGCGACCGCTACCTGATGGTGAACCCGTACTTCCACACGTTCGGGTACAAGGCCGGCTGCATCGCCTCGCTGATCCGGGGCGCGACCATGCTCCCCGTCCCCGTCTTCGACGTGGACGAGGCGATCGCGCTGATCGAGCGGGAGAAGGTGACGGTGCTGCCCGGCCCGCCGACCCTCTACCACTCGCTGCTCGCCGCGCCGCGCGACCGCGACATCTCCACACTGCGGGTCGCCGTGACGGGTTCGGCGGACATCCCCGTCGAGCTCATCCGACGGGTCCGCGAGGAGCTGCCGTTCGAGCACATCATGACCGGCTACGGGCTCACCGAGGCTGGCACCGCCACCGCGTCCCGGCCCGGTGACACCTTCGAGCAGATCGCGACGACCGTCGGCACCCCCTGCGACGGCGTAGAGATCCGCATCGCCGACGACGGCGAGGTCCTGATCCGCGGCTACACCGTCATGGCCGGGTACCTCGACGACCCGGCGGCGACGGCCGAGGCGATCGACCCCGACGGGTGGCTGCACACCGGCGACCTCGGCTCGCTCGATCCCGACGGACGGCTGAAGATCATCGGCCGGAAGAAGGACATGTTCATCAGCGGCGGGTTCAACGCCTACCCGGCCGAGATCGAGGGATTCCTCATGGAGCATCCCGCGATCGCCCAGGCGGCCGTCGTCGCCGTCCCGGACGAACGGCTCGGCCAGGTCGGCATGGCCTACATCGTGCCCCGCGGCGAGGTGACGGCCGCGGAGATCATCGCCTGGAGCCGAGAGCGCATGGCCGGGTACAAGGTGCCGACCTCGGTGGAATTCCGCACCGAACTCCCGCTCAACGCCACAGGCAAGGTCCAGAAGGACCTCCTGCGCTGA
- a CDS encoding methylmalonyl-CoA mutase family protein, translating into MPDPMAQTSSGIPVKPVYGPADRPVEPPDPGVFPFTRGNFPTGYRGRLWTFRQYSGFGTPEESNARYRYLLGQGGTGLSVALDLPTQCGYDSDDPEVGEEVGRVGVAVDTLADAEILFDGIPLDKISTSFTINGTAAILLAFYVAAAEKKGVPREKLTGTIQNDILKEYASRGTWIWPPEPSLRLIADTIEFCAAEVPRFNAISVAGAHFRDAGANAVQEMAFTLADGVTYCDTVMARGRMTIDKFAPQISFFFYTHGDFFEEIAKYRAGRRRWATIVRERYGASSDKASMFRFGCVAGGASLYAPQAQNNLVRVAYEALASVLGGVQSMFTAAWDEPFALPSEESATLALRTQQILAHETGVARVADPLGGSYFIEALTDETEARIKEIMADLEAHGGMVRAIEDGYLQGLIADEAYKIHKDVESGERPVVGVNRFVSDEPAPDLATYELDAAGRERQLKRLAKVKAERDGGLVKETLAALGRAAEGTDNLMGPLIDCANAYCTVGEITAALKAVWGEFRQPVVF; encoded by the coding sequence ATGCCCGACCCCATGGCACAGACCTCGTCCGGGATTCCGGTGAAACCCGTCTACGGTCCGGCGGACCGGCCGGTGGAGCCGCCGGATCCCGGTGTCTTCCCGTTCACCCGGGGGAACTTCCCGACCGGGTATCGGGGGCGCCTCTGGACGTTCCGCCAGTATTCGGGCTTCGGGACGCCCGAGGAGTCCAACGCCAGGTACCGGTACCTGCTCGGGCAGGGCGGGACCGGCCTGTCCGTCGCGCTCGACCTGCCGACGCAGTGCGGCTACGACTCCGACGACCCCGAGGTGGGGGAGGAGGTCGGCCGGGTCGGCGTCGCGGTGGACACCCTCGCCGACGCCGAGATCCTCTTCGACGGGATCCCGCTCGACAAGATCAGTACGAGCTTCACCATCAACGGGACCGCCGCGATCCTGCTGGCGTTCTACGTCGCGGCCGCGGAGAAGAAGGGCGTGCCGCGGGAGAAGCTCACAGGCACGATCCAGAACGACATCCTCAAGGAGTACGCCTCCCGGGGGACGTGGATCTGGCCGCCGGAGCCGTCGCTGCGCCTCATCGCCGACACCATCGAGTTCTGCGCCGCGGAGGTGCCCCGGTTCAACGCGATCTCCGTCGCGGGGGCGCACTTCCGGGACGCCGGGGCGAACGCCGTCCAGGAGATGGCCTTCACCCTCGCCGACGGGGTCACCTACTGCGACACCGTCATGGCCCGCGGGCGGATGACGATAGACAAGTTCGCGCCTCAGATCTCGTTCTTCTTCTACACCCATGGTGACTTCTTCGAGGAGATAGCCAAGTACCGTGCCGGCCGTCGTCGTTGGGCGACGATCGTGCGGGAGCGGTACGGGGCGTCGAGCGACAAGGCGTCGATGTTCCGGTTCGGGTGCGTAGCGGGCGGGGCGTCGCTCTACGCGCCGCAGGCGCAGAACAACCTTGTGCGGGTCGCCTACGAGGCGCTGGCCTCGGTGCTCGGCGGCGTCCAGTCGATGTTCACCGCCGCCTGGGACGAGCCGTTCGCGCTGCCCAGCGAGGAGTCCGCGACGCTCGCGCTGCGCACCCAGCAGATCCTCGCCCACGAGACCGGGGTCGCCCGCGTCGCCGACCCGCTCGGCGGCTCCTACTTCATCGAGGCGCTGACCGACGAGACCGAGGCCCGGATCAAGGAGATCATGGCCGACCTCGAGGCGCACGGCGGCATGGTCCGGGCCATCGAGGACGGCTACCTCCAGGGCCTCATCGCGGACGAGGCGTACAAGATCCACAAGGACGTCGAATCGGGCGAGCGGCCCGTCGTCGGCGTCAACCGGTTCGTCTCGGACGAGCCCGCGCCCGACCTCGCCACCTACGAGCTCGACGCGGCGGGCCGCGAAAGGCAGCTCAAGCGCCTCGCGAAGGTGAAGGCCGAGCGTGACGGCGGCCTCGTCAAGGAGACCCTCGCCGCGCTCGGCAGGGCCGCCGAAGGCACCGACAACCTCATGGGCCCGCTCATCGACTGCGCCAACGCCTACTGCACCGTCGGTGAGATCACCGCGGCGCTGAAGGCCGTCTGGGGCGAGTTCCGCCAACCCGTCGTCTTCTGA
- a CDS encoding cobalamin B12-binding domain-containing protein, with protein sequence MQTRVLVAKPGLDGHDRGAKIVARALRDAGFEVIFTGIRQKVDDIVAIALQEDVAVVGLSILSGAHVALTARTVEALRAAGADDIAVIVGGTIPAADVPKLKEAGAAAVFPTGTPLDDLVTEIRVLTGAPA encoded by the coding sequence ATGCAGACCCGAGTGCTCGTCGCCAAACCCGGCCTCGACGGCCACGACCGCGGCGCCAAGATCGTCGCCCGTGCCCTGCGTGACGCCGGTTTTGAAGTGATCTTCACCGGTATCCGGCAGAAGGTCGACGACATCGTCGCGATCGCCCTGCAGGAGGACGTCGCCGTCGTCGGCCTGTCGATCCTGTCCGGCGCCCACGTCGCGCTGACCGCCCGCACCGTCGAGGCGCTGCGGGCCGCGGGCGCCGACGACATCGCCGTCATCGTCGGCGGCACCATCCCCGCCGCCGACGTGCCCAAGCTCAAGGAGGCGGGCGCGGCCGCCGTCTTCCCCACGGGCACCCCGCTCGACGATCTCGTCACCGAGATCCGCGTTCTCACCGGGGCCCCGGCGTGA
- a CDS encoding LLM class F420-dependent oxidoreductase produces the protein MIGPERGAAERKLGRMIEDIKWAEAAGMDTAWIPQVPTDFDALITVALMGVATERIELGTAVVPLQAQHPIALGRQAMAAQAASHGRLALGVGPSHHWIVRDMLGLPYEKPASYTRDYLQVLNAAFAGPGPVDVENDHFTVHNPLDLAPTAPIPVLVAALGPVMLRIAGEHADGTVLWMADERAIGEHIAPRITKAAEGAGRPAPRIVAGIPVCLCAPSEVDAAKERANRILGEAEISPNYQRLLENGDARDVGDLCAAGDEEAILARLRRFADAGTTDISVRLLPIGNDRDELIASKRRTREMIAELAKELR, from the coding sequence ATGATCGGACCTGAGCGAGGGGCGGCCGAGCGCAAGCTCGGCCGGATGATCGAGGACATCAAGTGGGCCGAGGCCGCGGGCATGGACACCGCGTGGATCCCGCAGGTCCCCACCGACTTCGACGCGCTCATCACCGTCGCCCTCATGGGGGTGGCGACCGAGCGGATCGAACTGGGCACCGCGGTGGTGCCGCTCCAGGCCCAGCACCCGATCGCGCTGGGCCGTCAGGCGATGGCCGCTCAGGCCGCCTCGCACGGCAGGCTCGCGCTCGGCGTCGGGCCGTCGCACCACTGGATCGTGCGGGACATGCTCGGGCTGCCGTACGAGAAGCCCGCCTCCTACACCCGCGACTACCTTCAGGTGCTGAACGCCGCGTTCGCCGGACCCGGCCCGGTGGACGTGGAGAACGACCACTTCACCGTGCACAACCCGCTCGACCTCGCACCGACGGCGCCGATTCCGGTGCTGGTCGCGGCGCTCGGCCCGGTGATGCTCCGGATCGCGGGCGAGCACGCCGACGGGACCGTCCTGTGGATGGCCGACGAGCGCGCGATCGGCGAGCACATCGCGCCGCGGATCACCAAGGCGGCGGAGGGCGCGGGCCGGCCGGCCCCCCGGATCGTCGCGGGGATCCCGGTGTGCCTGTGCGCGCCGTCGGAGGTCGACGCGGCGAAGGAGCGCGCGAACCGCATCCTCGGCGAGGCCGAGATCTCGCCGAACTACCAGCGCCTCCTGGAGAACGGCGACGCCCGCGACGTCGGCGACCTGTGCGCCGCGGGCGACGAGGAGGCGATCCTCGCGCGGCTTCGGCGCTTCGCCGACGCGGGCACCACCGACATCTCCGTGCGGCTCCTGCCCATCGGCAACGATCGGGACGAACTCATCGCGTCCAAGCGCCGCACCCGCGAGATGATCGCCGAACTCGCCAAGGAGCTCAGGTGA
- a CDS encoding CaiB/BaiF CoA transferase family protein, whose amino-acid sequence MSGGPLAGIRVLEVGHMLAGPYATMMLADLGAEVTKIEPPTGDISRQVSDSYFASLNRGKRSIRLDLTTPEGRAALGDLAKDAHALLVNMKPSAIHRLGLTYEALREHNEKLVCVALTGFGLHAGDDPAFDYIVQAATGVASLTGDPDAPPTLPGYSSADNSAGLTAALGLLAQIVSGKGGQVEVNLRDVMLSQLNYRAAAYLNDGVEPRRHPNGAHSFYVPAQLFPTASGWLALFITHDRFWKSFATEAGINGFPTMTDRAENREEVLALVAETLRTDTASSWEARLRPTGVPVAAVRTLPEALAAAPEMIITAGPYRLVGPSIRTADPLSAYAPPPLLGEHGDA is encoded by the coding sequence GTGAGCGGCGGCCCTCTGGCGGGCATCCGCGTCCTGGAGGTCGGCCACATGCTGGCCGGCCCCTACGCGACGATGATGCTCGCCGACCTCGGCGCCGAGGTCACCAAGATCGAGCCGCCGACCGGCGACATCTCCCGCCAGGTCTCCGACTCCTACTTCGCCAGCCTCAACCGGGGCAAGCGCAGCATCCGCCTGGACCTGACGACCCCTGAGGGCCGCGCCGCGCTGGGCGACCTGGCCAAGGACGCGCACGCCCTCCTCGTCAACATGAAGCCGTCGGCCATCCACCGCCTCGGCCTCACCTACGAGGCGCTGCGCGAGCACAACGAGAAGCTCGTCTGCGTCGCCCTGACGGGCTTCGGCCTCCACGCGGGCGACGACCCGGCCTTCGACTACATCGTCCAGGCCGCCACCGGCGTCGCCTCCCTCACCGGCGACCCCGACGCCCCGCCCACCCTCCCCGGCTACTCCTCCGCTGACAACTCCGCAGGACTCACCGCGGCCCTGGGCCTCCTCGCCCAGATCGTCTCCGGCAAGGGCGGCCAGGTGGAGGTCAACCTCCGCGACGTCATGCTCTCCCAGCTCAACTACCGCGCCGCCGCCTACCTCAACGACGGCGTCGAACCCCGCCGCCACCCCAACGGCGCCCACTCCTTCTACGTCCCCGCCCAGCTCTTCCCCACCGCTTCAGGCTGGCTCGCCCTCTTCATCACCCACGACCGCTTCTGGAAGTCCTTCGCCACCGAAGCCGGCATCAACGGCTTCCCCACCATGACCGACCGCGCCGAGAACAGGGAAGAAGTCCTGGCCTTGGTCGCGGAGACCCTGAGAACGGACACCGCCTCCTCCTGGGAGGCCCGCCTGCGCCCCACCGGAGTCCCGGTGGCCGCGGTCCGAACCCTCCCGGAAGCCCTGGCCGCCGCCCCCGAAATGATCATCACTGCGGGCCCCTATCGCCTGGTCGGCCCCTCCATTCGCACTGCCGACCCTCTTTCCGCCTACGCGCCCCCGCCCCTCCTGGGCGAACACGGCGACGCGTGA
- a CDS encoding protein kinase domain-containing protein: protein MMSGTLREGDRLHTAEGTELKILSHLGAGGQGEVYRVRCEDRDQALKWYYPESATEQQLHIVSDLVRRGFHDDRFLWPQAVVTDRTGGFGYLMDLRPARFAGLPDLFRRRLNVKPRELLTACVHLVEAYRALHAQGVAYRDISYGNVFFDPATGDVLVCDNDNAVVDGTDVGVLGTMEFMAPELIRGEAAPRTQTDLHSLAVLLFLILMNHHPLEGAREYAIRCFEENAKRRLYGDEPVFVFDPRDESNRPVAGFHDTVLATWPVWPADLRDLFVKAFTVGLRSPDARVTETEWRDTLARTRDSVVLCLGCSRQNMHDPADPGAVCWGCGQALVLPPVLELTTPSPRVTRRIVLERDARLHPHHLVGEPDRHRYAEAIGEVAEHPQVPGRFGLRNLTAAPWTIRRADGSRQDIEPGRSLDLRAEVLLEIGDAQGVLTKG from the coding sequence ATGATGTCCGGCACCCTGCGCGAAGGCGACAGGCTCCACACCGCCGAAGGCACCGAACTGAAGATCCTGTCCCATCTCGGCGCGGGCGGGCAGGGAGAGGTCTACCGGGTGCGCTGCGAGGACCGGGACCAGGCGCTCAAGTGGTACTACCCGGAGTCCGCGACCGAGCAGCAGCTGCACATCGTCAGTGACCTCGTGCGGCGCGGCTTCCACGACGACAGGTTCCTGTGGCCGCAGGCGGTCGTGACCGACCGCACGGGCGGGTTCGGCTACCTGATGGACCTGCGCCCTGCCCGGTTCGCCGGGCTCCCCGACCTGTTCCGGCGCCGCCTCAACGTCAAGCCCCGGGAGCTGCTGACCGCCTGCGTCCACCTGGTCGAGGCCTACCGGGCCCTGCACGCCCAAGGCGTCGCCTACCGCGACATCTCCTACGGCAACGTGTTCTTCGATCCGGCCACCGGCGACGTCCTGGTCTGCGACAACGACAACGCCGTCGTGGACGGCACCGACGTCGGCGTCCTCGGCACCATGGAGTTCATGGCGCCGGAGCTCATCCGGGGCGAGGCGGCCCCGCGCACCCAGACCGACCTGCACTCCCTCGCGGTGCTGCTGTTCCTCATCCTCATGAACCACCACCCCCTGGAGGGCGCGCGGGAGTACGCGATCCGCTGCTTCGAGGAGAACGCCAAGAGGCGGCTGTACGGCGACGAGCCGGTCTTCGTCTTCGATCCGCGTGACGAGTCGAACCGGCCGGTCGCCGGGTTCCACGACACGGTACTGGCGACCTGGCCGGTGTGGCCGGCCGATCTGCGCGACCTGTTCGTGAAGGCGTTCACGGTCGGCCTGAGATCACCCGACGCGCGGGTCACCGAGACCGAGTGGCGGGACACGCTGGCACGGACCCGCGACTCCGTCGTCCTCTGCCTGGGGTGCTCCCGGCAGAACATGCACGATCCGGCCGACCCCGGTGCGGTGTGCTGGGGCTGCGGACAGGCCCTGGTGCTCCCGCCGGTGCTGGAGCTGACGACGCCCTCCCCTCGGGTGACCCGCCGGATCGTGCTGGAGCGCGACGCGCGGCTGCACCCGCACCATCTGGTCGGCGAGCCCGACCGGCACCGCTACGCCGAAGCGATCGGCGAGGTGGCCGAGCACCCGCAGGTGCCCGGCCGGTTCGGGCTGCGCAACCTCACCGCCGCCCCGTGGACGATCCGGCGCGCGGACGGCTCCCGGCAGGACATCGAGCCCGGCCGGAGCCTCGACCTGCGGGCCGAGGTCCTGCTGGAGATCGGCGACGCCCAGGGCGTGCTCACCAAGGGCTAG
- a CDS encoding PP2C family serine/threonine-protein phosphatase, whose protein sequence is MGLDRGRQVRVHAGAGQSGRRPEPAADGPARRRLRRLVTSSWEVLHGSVQGPRKQLCQDRMKFRRRDGDVLVLAVADGHGARAHRYSHIGARLAVDAFLEVVDQAPEITARWARRELGALVVHRWNELVAQHHHREPPLRQPDLELYGTTLIGGVLAPHATLACQIGDGDLCVVIDGEVHMPLRAETAAFGDETDSLCSANARHLARIWWEPHRRPGLVTLSTDGLSNSFADPAGFGAFVSGLRDRLAERGADPVQQDLPGWLDRAASYSGDDTTLLAAWRAAPQDDEEWTPHPMTAKET, encoded by the coding sequence GTGGGCCTCGACCGCGGTCGTCAAGTCCGCGTCCATGCCGGCGCAGGGCAATCCGGCCGCCGCCCGGAGCCTGCCGCAGATGGCCCCGCTCGACGACGACTCCGACGTCTGGTGACGTCCTCCTGGGAGGTCCTGCACGGCTCCGTTCAGGGCCCCCGCAAACAACTCTGCCAGGACCGGATGAAATTCAGGCGGCGGGACGGAGACGTGCTCGTCCTGGCGGTCGCCGACGGGCACGGCGCCCGCGCCCACCGGTACAGCCACATCGGCGCGCGCCTCGCCGTGGACGCCTTCCTGGAGGTGGTGGACCAGGCCCCTGAGATCACCGCCCGGTGGGCCAGGCGCGAGCTCGGCGCACTGGTCGTCCACCGCTGGAACGAGCTCGTCGCCCAGCATCACCACCGCGAGCCGCCGCTGCGCCAGCCCGACCTGGAGCTGTACGGAACCACGCTCATCGGCGGCGTCCTCGCCCCGCACGCCACCCTCGCCTGCCAGATCGGCGACGGCGACCTCTGCGTCGTCATCGACGGCGAGGTCCACATGCCGCTGCGCGCCGAGACCGCGGCGTTCGGCGACGAGACCGACTCGCTGTGCAGCGCGAACGCCCGCCACCTCGCCCGGATCTGGTGGGAGCCGCACCGCAGGCCCGGCCTCGTCACGCTGTCCACCGACGGGCTGTCGAACAGCTTCGCCGACCCGGCGGGCTTCGGCGCGTTCGTCTCGGGCCTGCGGGACCGGCTCGCCGAGCGGGGCGCGGACCCGGTCCAGCAAGACCTGCCGGGCTGGCTGGACCGCGCGGCCTCCTATTCCGGCGACGACACCACCCTGCTGGCCGCCTGGCGCGCCGCCCCGCAGGACGACGAGGAGTGGACGCCCCACCCGATGACAGCGAAGGAGACATGA
- a CDS encoding vWA domain-containing protein has product MTDMPGGEMAHRPVHFFWLIDASGSMAVDGKIQQLNFAVREALPEMRRVADDNASAQLLVRAVTFASGARWHVPRPTLVSDFQWPDVSAGGTTDLGDALRLVAAELNTPPMPQRAMKPVLALVSDGQPTDDWQSGLDAVDATPWGKRAVRVAISIGRDCDRGVLRRFLGNPELEPFEANSPKQLAAAIRWASTAVVKSASMPAQGNPAAARSLPQMAPLDDDSDVW; this is encoded by the coding sequence ATGACCGACATGCCCGGCGGTGAGATGGCTCACCGGCCCGTCCACTTCTTCTGGCTGATCGACGCCTCCGGCTCGATGGCCGTGGACGGCAAGATCCAGCAGCTGAACTTCGCCGTCCGCGAGGCCCTCCCGGAGATGCGCAGGGTCGCCGACGACAACGCCTCGGCCCAGCTCCTCGTGCGCGCCGTGACCTTCGCCAGCGGCGCCCGCTGGCACGTGCCGCGGCCGACCCTGGTCTCGGACTTCCAGTGGCCGGACGTCAGCGCGGGCGGCACCACCGATCTGGGCGATGCGCTCCGGCTGGTGGCCGCCGAGCTGAACACGCCGCCCATGCCGCAGCGGGCCATGAAACCCGTTCTCGCGCTGGTCTCCGACGGCCAGCCGACCGACGACTGGCAGTCCGGCCTGGACGCCGTGGACGCCACCCCGTGGGGCAAGCGCGCGGTACGCGTCGCCATCTCCATCGGCCGGGACTGCGACCGCGGTGTCCTGCGACGGTTCCTGGGCAACCCCGAACTCGAACCGTTCGAGGCCAACAGCCCCAAACAGCTCGCCGCCGCCATCCGGTGGGCCTCGACCGCGGTCGTCAAGTCCGCGTCCATGCCGGCGCAGGGCAATCCGGCCGCCGCCCGGAGCCTGCCGCAGATGGCCCCGCTCGACGACGACTCCGACGTCTGGTGA